Proteins from one Elgaria multicarinata webbii isolate HBS135686 ecotype San Diego chromosome 3, rElgMul1.1.pri, whole genome shotgun sequence genomic window:
- the LOC134396621 gene encoding uncharacterized protein LOC134396621, producing MVPPLVLFASLDLALQWGLWVAAAALRTEKFFDLAGSGTFILLAHLSLRWGNTQHPRQQIQTGLVTIWGLRLGLFLFLRILKEGYDRRFNGIRENPGTFFLYWTMQGIWIFITLLPTLLLNLEEHEKPLGFWDYLGWSTWAVGFITEAAADQQKWHFRSNPDNARKFIQSGLWAYSRHPNYLGEILLWSGLFVSATSVLHGWQYISVISPLLVWFLINYVSGIPLLEKAAMKRWGKETAFQAYLQKTPTLWPLSLRR from the exons ATGGTGCCGCCTCTCGTCCTGTTCGCGTCCTTGGACTTGGCGCTTCAGtggggtctgtgggtggcggcggccgCGTTGCGCACAGAGAAGTTTTTCGACTTGGCGG gaagTGGGACATTCATATTGCTAGCACACCTGAGCCTCAGATGGGGTAACACACAGCATCCTAGGCAGCAGATACAGACAGGGCTGGTGACTATTTGGGGCCTCAG GTTGGGGCTCTTCCTCTTCTTACGGATCTTGAAGGAGGGGTACGATAGACGATTCAATGGCATAAGAGAGAATCCAGGCACTTTCTTCCTTTACTGGACAATGCAAG GCATATGGATATTCATAACACTGCTCCCCACTCTACTTCTGAACCTGGAGGAACACGAGAAACCTCTTGGATTCTGGGACTACCTTGGATGGAGCACCTGGGCAGTGGGGTTCATTACAGAGGCTGCGGCTGACCAACAGAAGTGGCATTTCAGAAGCAACCCTGATAATGCA CGAAAGTTTATCCAGAGTGGCTTATGGGCTTACAGTCGCCACCCCAACTACCTAGGTGAGATTTTGCTGTGGTCAGGACTCTTTGTGTCAGCCACATCTGTGCTACACGGATGGCAATACATCAGTGTCATCTCACCCTTGCTGGTTTGGTTCTTGATAAATTACGTCAGTGGGATTCCACTCCTGGAGAAAGCGGCCATGaagagatgggggaaggagacCGCTTTCCAGGCCTATTTGCAAAAGACTCCCACGCTGTGGCCTCTCAGCTTGAGGCGGTAG
- the RACGAP1 gene encoding rac GTPase-activating protein 1 produces METTVLNVRNLFDQFVCQTEILNEGNEYKFIQLAKNFEEFRRKWQKMDHEVARYKDLLMKTETERSALDVKLKHARNQVDVEIKRRQRAEADCEKLERQIQLIRELLMCDSSGSIQLSEEQKSALAFLNRPQASIGGSKRLSTIDESGSNLSDISFDKTDESLDWDSTLVKTVRLKKREKRRSSRQYIEGPPGPLKKTRSIGSTVDQGNESIVAKTTLMVPNDGGPIEAISTIETIPCYVGSRRKAAILQPWNSDSSLGSRKLENRSETDGLSTPGSTGMRLHEFVSKTVIKPESCVPCGKRIKFGKMSLKCRDCRVVTHPECRDRCPLPCIPTLAGTPVRIGEGALMDFVSLTPPMIPSIVVHCVNEIEQRGLHETGLYRISGCDRTVKDLKEKFLRGKTVPLLSKVDDIHAVCGLLKDFFRNLKEPLLTFRLNKTFMEAAEIVDEDNSVAAMYQTVGELPQANRDTLAFLMIHLQRVAQSPDTKMDVSNLTKVFGPTIVGHAVPDPDPMTLLQDTKRQPKVVERLICLPLEYWSQFMMVEQENTEPAHIIENSNAYSTPCTPDVKVSMLGPLTTPEQQLVKTPSSSSLSQKVRSTFSKTTPKFASKSKSATSLGRQGNFFASPMLK; encoded by the exons ATGGAGACAACAGTGCTGAATGTACGAAATCTATTTGATCAATTCGTGTGCCAAACAGAAATTCTAAATGAAGGCAATGAATACA AATTTATCCAGCTGGCCAAGAACTTTGAAGAGTTCAGGAGAAAGTGGCAGAAAATGGATCATGAGGTGGCCAGGTACAAAGATCTTTTGATGAAAACAGAAACTGAGCGTAGTGCCCTGGATGTGAAGCTGAAACATGCCCGAAACCAAGTGGACGTGGAGATCAAACGGAGACAGCGAGCTGAAGCAGACTGTGAAAAGCTG GAGCGGCAGATCCAGTTGATCAGAGAGCTTCTCATGTGTGATTCATCAGGCAGTATTCAACTGAGTGAAGAACAGAAATCTGCACTGGCTTTCCTAAACAGGCCTCAAGCTTCCATTGGTGGGAGCAAAAG acTGTCAACAATAGATGAATCTGGTTCAAATTTATCTGACATCAGTTTTGACAAGACCGATGAATCACTG GATTGGGATTCCACATTGGTAAAGACTGTCAGgttaaagaaaagagagaaaagg cGCTCATCTAGGCAGTATATAGAAGGCCCACCTGGTCCTTTGAAGAAAACGCGTTCCATTGGCTCTACCGTGGACCAA GGAAACGAATCAATAGTTGCAAAAACAACCCTCATGGTACCTAATGATGGAGGCCCAATTGAAGCAATCTCCACCATTGAGACTATACCTTGCTATGTCGGGAGCCGTAGAAAGGCAG CCATTCTACAGCCTTGGAACAGTGACTCAAGCTTGGGAAGCAGGAAGCTAGAAAACAGATCTGAAACAGATGGATTAAGCACTCCTGGAAGCACTGGAATGAGACTACATGAATTTGTATCAAAAACG GTTATTAAACCAGAGTCATGTGTTCCATGTGGCAAACGAATAAAGTTTGGGAAGATGTCCCTGAAGTGCAGAGACTGTCGGGTTGTGACACATCCAGAATGTCGAGACCgttgccccctgccctgcatcccTACCTTAGCAGGAACCCCTGTCAGAATTGGAGAG ggaGCCCTCATGGATTTTGTTTCTCTGACTCCTCCAATGATCCCCTCCATTGTAGTTCACTGTGTGAATGAGATTGAGCAGCGAGGGCTGCATGAG ACAGGCCTCTACCGAATTTCTGGCTGTGACCGCACAGTGAAAGACTTGAAGGAGAAGTTCCTTCGAGGGAAAACTGTGCCCCTGCTTAGCAAGGTGGACGATATCCATGCTGTATGTGGCCTCCTTAAAGACTTCTTCCGCAACCTTAAGGAGCCCCTTCTCACTTTCCGTCTGAACAAGACGTttatggaggcagcag aaatcgTGGATGAAGACAATAGTGTGGCAGCCATGTATCAAACTGTTGGGGAGCTCCCCCAGGCTAACAGGGATACCCTGGCTTTCCTCATGATACACCTCCAGAG AGTGGCTCAGAGTCCAGATACCAAAATGGATGTTTCCAACCTGACCAAAGTCTTTGGGCCTACAATTGTTGGTCATGCTGTGCCGGATCCTGATCCAATGACACTACTCCAAGACACAAAAAGGCAACCCAAG GTTGTGGAGCGGCTGATCTGCTTGCCTCTGGAATACTGGAGTCAATTCATGATGGTGGAGCAGGAAAACACTGAGCCAGCACATATCATCGAAAACTCAAATGCCTACTCCACACCTTGCACACCAGATGTGAAAG TGAGCATGTTGGGGCCACTCACCACTCCAGAGCAACAACTGGTGAAGACTCCTTCAAGCAGCTCGCTGTCCCAGAAGGTCAGGTCTACATTCAGCAAAACGACTCCAAA ATTTGCAAGCAAAAGCAAGTCTGCAACCAGTCTTGGACGGCAGGGCAACTTTTTTGCTTCTCCAATGTTGAAATGA